The Paraburkholderia hospita region GCGCGTCCGCGCCGGCGAAGACGATCATTACCGCGCTGATCTGGGCGCCTGACTGGCCGGAAGAGATGCTCCAGATCGCCGCCGAATTCAGCAAGGAAAATCCGGACATCGGCGTGAACGTGCAGTTCATGGTCGGCAATTCCGTCGAGGCGAACATCAAGCCCCGGGTCGCGTCGGGAAATCTGCCGGATCTCGTCAGCGTGAATCCGAATGCGTACTCGGCTGAACTGGCCGACCAGCACGTCCTCGCCGACGTCAGTCAGACGGCAGCGTGGAACAACATGATCGATCCGTTGAAGGGCGACTGGACGAGCCGTCAGTCGAAAGCGTTCGGCATTTCCGGCGGCGTCGCGACGGTGCTGATGTACTACAACGAGGATATGTTTGCGAAGGCGGGCATCAAGGCACTGCCGACCAACTTTCGCGAGTTCCTCGCGGTCTGCGAGCAGCTCAAGCGCGCGGGCTTCACGCCAATCATGTGGAACGGCGGGTTTCCCAATATGCTGGGCAACGGTCTGTTCGGCTCCGGCTTCGCGAACAACGTGGTGGCGCGCGACCCCGCGTGGAAGAAGAAAATCGACGACGGCACGCTGAATCTGAACACGCCTGCCGTCGCCGATATCTTTGCCAAAATGGCGCTGATGCCGGAACGCGGCTACGTGCAGGACGGATTCATGGCGACGGACTACGACGGCGGCATCCGGCTGTTCAAGGAAGGCAAGGTCGCAATGGCGATTCACGGCAGCTGGGCAGCCGGTCTGCTGCTGCACGGCAATCCCTTCGAAACAGGCGTTTTCATTCCGCCATGGAACGCGCCCGGCAAGCGGGTCGTGCCGATTGTCGGCAGCGAAACGGGCTTTGCCGTGTGCGAAACGCCGAACAAGGTTGCCGCCATGCGCTTTCTCGAGTTCATCGCTGCAAAGGGTTTCGCCATTCTCCAGGCGAAGCGCCAGAACATTTCGCCGTTCAGACAGAGCACGGGCGCGATGGCGGGCGACCCGAAGATCGTCGAATACACTAATGAAGTTAGTCGCTATCCCGTCACCGCAAGCCCGTACTATTCGGTGCTTCCGTCCAACTCCATCGAGCGCTTGCACCGGTTGATGCAGGATGTCCTGTTGAACAGGATCACGCCCAGGCAGGCGGCCCAGCTGCTGGATGCGTCCGTCAAGAATGAAGCGAAGATGCATTACAAATGAGCTCGATCATCGGTTCACTGCAACGCGTTCTTGAATACCTGTCGCAGGATCTGCTGCGCCGTGTCGAAATACGTTACCGGCTGATCACCGCGTTTATCCTGCTGTCGCTGTTGCCCGTACTCATTTCGGGCTACATATCGTATGCGGAGTCGACGGCGGCCATCAAGGAGAAGGCGGAGATATTCTCGAAAGAGGTCGTCAAGCAGGTGTCGCGGAACATCGTGTTGCGCATGGAGCAGATCGAAACGGAAAGCAGCCTGCTGGTGCTCTCCGATCAGGTTCAGTCCTCGCTGATGAAAGTCGCGAACGGCAGCGCGAAAGAACAGAACGAGGCCCGCCTCGACATGACGCGTCTACTGCTCGATCACTACGGCTCTGTCGATTTCATCAACGCGAAGTATCTGCTCGACACGCACGACCGGGTGATGGACACGCAGGCGTTCGCGCAACTGACGCGCGGCGTGATGCGCTTCGTC contains the following coding sequences:
- a CDS encoding ABC transporter substrate-binding protein, yielding MTLIFLSLYGCHQKDSASPGASAPAKTIITALIWAPDWPEEMLQIAAEFSKENPDIGVNVQFMVGNSVEANIKPRVASGNLPDLVSVNPNAYSAELADQHVLADVSQTAAWNNMIDPLKGDWTSRQSKAFGISGGVATVLMYYNEDMFAKAGIKALPTNFREFLAVCEQLKRAGFTPIMWNGGFPNMLGNGLFGSGFANNVVARDPAWKKKIDDGTLNLNTPAVADIFAKMALMPERGYVQDGFMATDYDGGIRLFKEGKVAMAIHGSWAAGLLLHGNPFETGVFIPPWNAPGKRVVPIVGSETGFAVCETPNKVAAMRFLEFIAAKGFAILQAKRQNISPFRQSTGAMAGDPKIVEYTNEVSRYPVTASPYYSVLPSNSIERLHRLMQDVLLNRITPRQAAQLLDASVKNEAKMHYK